Proteins encoded within one genomic window of uncultured Methanobrevibacter sp.:
- a CDS encoding Ig-like domain-containing protein: protein MVNGKASVNVSDLSEGSHNVTVIYSGDGKYSAISKSAVVYVDKKDNGTAEKISSDLIIGVCDIFVGDVASVNVKVSENATGNITITVDNRDYSVVVDNGVVNLDISGLGVGEYVVVAR from the coding sequence TTGGTTAACGGTAAAGCTTCTGTTAATGTTTCTGATTTGTCTGAAGGTAGTCATAATGTTACTGTGATTTATTCTGGTGATGGTAAGTATTCGGCAATTTCTAAAAGTGCTGTTGTTTATGTTGATAAAAAGGATAATGGTACTGCTGAGAAGATTTCTTCTGATTTAATTATTGGTGTTTGTGATATCTTTGTTGGTGATGTTGCTTCCGTTAATGTTAAGGTTTCTGAAAATGCTACTGGAAATATAACTATAACTGTTGATAATCGGGATTATTCTGTTGTTGTTGATAATGGTGTTGTTAATCTTGATATTTCTGGTTTAGGTGTTGGGGAGTATGTTGTTGTTGCTAGGTGA
- a CDS encoding right-handed parallel beta-helix repeat-containing protein, producing MKINKKNIFICAILVVMMLLCVSAASASDATDDTLASDDASVELGASGDTIYVDSSSTTDDEQGTESNPYKTISAAVNSDKVTGGETIFIKNGNYSVNETITFTKSVNLLGESKDGVSVKSTMNSEIFVGTDDGLVLSFTNLKIADSSKTGGTGILRFTGGKVMNIDFNNCTFENMTNKYGVMQFASTGTINIDGCTFSDIKSSTTNGAGAIYASNGGTINIKNTVFDNCRLSVASGQMGGVIYLTNGNIVLNMDNVTIQNCISPANSIVRSTGTVDIKKSKFVNNTVQLSSAGYVGESLFYIGASGQMTMEQSIIADNTVAKNVVYLGSSAKATMNYNNIYNNTFNATYESGFKTNNGAADVEKNYWGSNTLPKGVNATVWAVEQPDGTYKFNNGEAIDKEIPGIDGGETPEPTVHDTVYVDSITGLDTNDGLTEAAAVKTIEKAVELASDLSYDLDEGDICKIIVKEGTYVENAITIGDSVIFLTTGPVTWDANGKRTLYVKDGAEVSLSNITFINGNETYNGAVIRQDYGVVTIDNCVFTNNGGENRQALIQNKNGNLTIINSVFDKNTAHKTGTSYGNIYVSGGNLYVENCNFTNNYNKYGVFYITQSQAEIYNSSFIGNNATSSSGGSGAGIYVGGTSTTQSKSSGKITDGIASNLIVKNCEFINNTAFGGTYYGGNGGAIYVNNNVTVSIEDSLFKNNVAISDGQTGKGGAIFASAGDITLTGCVFENNAAEEGAELYLKYYNGTTSSPIVSPEEVNILDIKNSIFYDENEGIIVSDNSNYTVDINENYWSGNDNPASKVSENINIENWVIMDAKVSPDEAQVGDNITIDVAFDKLQHADGTVSEYAGTLPSEIIVTFTSTSGKLNETVTTKNGKASVNYTIDADDDAIVIGDVTVPLVAGIIYVSPEGNDTNVGTESKPVATIAHAIDIAPKGKIVLLNGTHKTGDLGSIYKDLTISGQGDAIVDAQNNNRVLYVGTSGNVVIEGITLINGYTSDESGALFGNSGNLTIINCILANSTSSKNGGAIYNAGNLIVTDSTFENNKASQNGGAIFTQNAGTGQTPTLAVTNSAFTNNGAAGNGNFGGGAIFVQQAADGLSIENSNFTANYVEKSGGGAVEIVNVNVATITGCNFVANSAKGEDSESNYGGGAISFVGAYSDKKETLTVSDSLFELNTVDGLGGGAIYARASTVNVDSSVLIGNIDDSNYTIYARITNYVTPSVTVNDNWWGSSESPKSSVSDKVTLNRWAVLTVSNDTAFVEGKNVTITADINSYTTGSAVGTLTKPISIARDVTIETSAGNIEGTLENGAFSTVFTVPADLKFVDVTVDNQKENLFMVSSGTTVKLNNVSAKKAERPVYIINVTSADGTIVNQGAVELFINEVSMGILDVENGTAKGKFVVSLAAGTYEILAKYTDEAGLFEESFGTATLTVSSTRNDYIYNSNFHDYFDEDGYMYEDIPYSKLLFRDDFNATGLGLDTITITAPMTFDTYSNFGVFDNITFKVTGNDVTIKYIVLNLEGDHGAAFNIAGDDVTLQYVTVNYDTVKDTNAYAVYAYDVDNFRLLSSDVNFNSNSIGTPGYTQHAVQYRDCTNSAVTKSTINAKLPACDVDYYSGATGVDQDLVLAIAIQGGENNKVTTSEINTDVVATYGNFPTVDSIMANGVTNLEISKNTIVQTDFSNDGAGYSNAVDLYLCDDAKILNNDILVNSTAGVDGHGSAYPVQLTGPYTGVLIDGNTLTSISKGPTLGIYSQNYNGATELNITNNAINVTGLATNSSNWALVSGMELQDTVANIYGNTIYAQSIGAYDDTNYLFGISYAQWDEAYGGYDHTYDIRDNEIFVDGKYTVYFPYAKDSSVIANNLHAHELWGNDAATILKGEGNVIRNNYPPYTAEVIIDAPNAFKGHEYVITVTVTNATEGYVVLKVNEKEYKDLQIVNGTVSQVVDFAELVEGAINNVSAFYGGSEAVNPGEANATFIILDGVITNSTFYNYFDENGYLLPTPNGVTLDFQGLFLGKYPVYIDKSVNVVSSTGDALFDCGASYAGNAINSFNIVAGGDNTNITGLDFINYCLYIKGASNVTVDGVSIVANKRGVGSGTGFLSIHTGAYNTLVKNGYFENGG from the coding sequence ATGAAGATAAATAAAAAAAATATTTTTATTTGCGCAATATTGGTCGTAATGATGCTTTTATGCGTCAGTGCGGCTAGTGCAAGCGATGCAACTGATGATACGCTAGCCAGTGATGATGCTAGTGTTGAATTAGGTGCAAGTGGAGATACTATCTATGTGGATAGTTCTTCTACGACTGACGACGAACAAGGAACAGAGAGTAATCCTTATAAAACAATTTCTGCCGCTGTTAACTCAGACAAAGTTACTGGTGGGGAAACTATTTTTATAAAAAATGGAAACTACTCTGTAAATGAAACAATAACTTTTACAAAATCTGTAAATTTACTTGGTGAAAGTAAAGACGGAGTATCTGTCAAATCAACAATGAATTCTGAAATCTTTGTTGGTACTGATGATGGTCTTGTACTTTCATTTACTAATTTAAAAATTGCAGATTCTTCAAAAACTGGTGGAACTGGTATTTTAAGATTCACCGGTGGAAAAGTAATGAATATTGACTTTAACAACTGTACTTTTGAAAATATGACAAATAAATATGGTGTAATGCAATTCGCATCAACTGGAACCATAAATATTGACGGATGTACTTTTTCAGATATTAAATCTTCAACTACAAATGGTGCAGGTGCAATATATGCTAGTAATGGTGGAACAATCAACATTAAAAACACAGTATTTGACAATTGCAGGTTAAGTGTTGCTTCCGGTCAAATGGGAGGTGTCATTTACTTGACAAATGGAAATATTGTCTTAAATATGGATAATGTAACCATTCAAAACTGTATTTCACCAGCAAACAGTATTGTACGTTCAACCGGTACTGTTGACATTAAAAAATCTAAATTTGTAAATAATACTGTTCAATTATCATCTGCAGGTTATGTTGGAGAAAGTTTATTCTATATTGGTGCTAGCGGACAAATGACTATGGAACAATCTATTATTGCTGATAATACTGTTGCTAAAAATGTAGTTTATTTAGGTTCCTCCGCTAAGGCAACCATGAATTATAATAACATTTATAATAACACTTTCAATGCAACTTATGAATCTGGTTTTAAAACTAACAATGGTGCTGCAGATGTAGAAAAAAATTACTGGGGATCTAACACATTACCTAAAGGTGTAAATGCTACAGTTTGGGCTGTTGAACAACCAGATGGTACTTACAAATTCAATAATGGTGAAGCGATAGATAAAGAAATTCCTGGAATTGATGGGGGAGAAACTCCTGAACCAACAGTTCACGATACTGTTTATGTTGATTCTATAACTGGTTTAGACACTAACGATGGTCTTACTGAAGCTGCTGCTGTTAAAACCATTGAAAAAGCTGTTGAATTAGCTAGTGATTTATCCTATGATTTGGATGAAGGGGATATCTGCAAAATTATCGTTAAAGAAGGAACCTATGTTGAAAATGCAATTACTATTGGAGATAGTGTTATTTTCCTTACCACCGGTCCTGTAACTTGGGATGCAAATGGTAAAAGAACATTATATGTCAAAGATGGTGCTGAGGTAAGTCTTTCAAACATTACATTTATTAATGGTAATGAGACTTATAATGGTGCTGTAATCCGTCAGGATTATGGTGTTGTAACTATTGACAACTGTGTATTCACAAACAATGGTGGAGAAAACAGACAAGCTTTAATTCAAAATAAAAATGGTAATTTAACAATTATTAACTCTGTATTTGATAAAAATACTGCACATAAAACAGGTACTTCATACGGAAACATTTATGTATCTGGAGGAAATTTATATGTGGAAAACTGTAATTTCACTAACAACTACAATAAATATGGAGTATTTTATATTACTCAATCTCAAGCTGAAATATACAATTCTTCATTTATTGGAAATAATGCTACTTCCTCATCTGGAGGTTCTGGTGCTGGTATTTATGTAGGTGGTACTTCTACTACCCAAAGTAAATCTTCTGGTAAAATTACTGATGGTATTGCTTCTAATTTAATAGTTAAAAACTGTGAATTTATTAATAACACTGCTTTTGGCGGTACATATTATGGCGGTAACGGTGGAGCTATCTATGTAAACAACAATGTAACTGTTAGTATTGAAGATTCATTATTTAAAAACAACGTTGCTATTAGTGATGGGCAAACTGGTAAAGGTGGAGCAATTTTTGCTTCTGCTGGTGATATTACATTAACTGGATGTGTATTTGAAAATAATGCTGCTGAAGAAGGCGCAGAATTATATTTAAAATATTATAATGGTACTACTTCTTCTCCAATAGTTAGTCCAGAAGAGGTAAATATCTTGGATATTAAAAATTCAATATTCTATGATGAAAATGAGGGCATTATTGTATCTGATAATTCTAATTATACTGTAGATATCAACGAAAACTACTGGTCTGGTAATGATAATCCTGCAAGTAAAGTGTCTGAAAACATCAATATTGAAAATTGGGTAATCATGGATGCTAAAGTATCTCCTGATGAAGCTCAAGTAGGAGATAATATCACTATTGATGTTGCTTTCGATAAACTTCAACATGCTGATGGTACTGTCAGTGAATATGCAGGTACTTTACCTTCAGAAATAATTGTAACATTCACTTCCACTAGTGGAAAATTAAATGAAACAGTAACTACTAAAAATGGTAAAGCAAGTGTAAATTATACAATTGATGCTGATGATGATGCTATTGTCATTGGAGATGTAACTGTCCCGTTAGTTGCTGGAATTATTTATGTATCTCCTGAAGGAAATGATACTAATGTTGGTACCGAATCAAAACCTGTTGCAACAATTGCTCATGCTATTGACATTGCACCTAAAGGAAAAATCGTTTTATTAAATGGTACTCACAAAACCGGTGATTTAGGTTCAATCTACAAAGACTTAACCATTTCCGGTCAGGGTGATGCTATTGTTGACGCTCAAAACAACAACAGAGTTTTATACGTTGGCACCTCCGGAAATGTTGTAATCGAAGGAATCACATTAATCAACGGTTACACTTCCGATGAAAGCGGTGCACTCTTTGGAAACTCCGGAAACTTAACAATAATTAACTGTATTTTAGCTAATTCCACTTCCTCCAAAAACGGTGGTGCAATCTACAATGCAGGTAATTTAATTGTAACTGATTCTACTTTTGAAAACAATAAGGCTAGCCAAAACGGTGGAGCAATATTTACTCAAAATGCTGGAACTGGTCAAACTCCTACTTTAGCTGTTACTAACTCTGCATTTACCAACAATGGCGCTGCAGGAAACGGTAACTTCGGTGGAGGAGCTATATTTGTTCAACAAGCTGCTGACGGATTAAGCATTGAAAACTCAAACTTCACTGCAAACTATGTTGAAAAGTCAGGTGGTGGAGCTGTAGAAATCGTAAATGTAAATGTAGCCACTATTACAGGTTGTAACTTTGTAGCAAACTCTGCTAAAGGTGAAGACTCTGAAAGTAACTATGGTGGAGGAGCTATTAGCTTTGTTGGAGCATACTCTGATAAAAAAGAAACCTTAACAGTTTCTGATTCATTATTTGAATTAAATACTGTTGATGGTCTTGGTGGAGGAGCTATTTATGCAAGAGCTTCCACTGTAAATGTTGATAGTTCAGTTTTAATTGGTAACATTGATGATTCAAATTATACTATTTATGCTAGAATCACTAATTATGTCACTCCAAGTGTAACTGTAAACGATAACTGGTGGGGATCCAGTGAATCACCTAAATCCTCTGTTTCAGATAAAGTAACCTTAAACAGATGGGCTGTTTTAACAGTTTCAAATGATACTGCATTTGTTGAAGGTAAAAACGTAACAATCACAGCAGACATTAACTCATACACTACAGGATCTGCTGTTGGAACTTTAACAAAACCTATTAGTATAGCACGTGATGTAACCATTGAAACTTCAGCTGGAAATATTGAAGGCACATTGGAAAACGGTGCATTCTCTACTGTATTTACTGTTCCTGCTGATTTAAAATTCGTTGATGTAACTGTTGACAATCAAAAAGAAAACTTATTCATGGTTTCCAGTGGAACCACTGTTAAACTTAACAATGTTTCTGCTAAAAAAGCTGAAAGACCTGTTTACATTATTAATGTGACTTCAGCTGATGGAACTATTGTAAACCAAGGTGCAGTTGAATTATTCATTAACGAGGTATCTATGGGTATTTTAGATGTTGAAAACGGTACTGCTAAAGGTAAATTTGTTGTATCATTAGCAGCAGGAACTTATGAAATTCTTGCTAAATATACTGATGAAGCAGGATTATTTGAAGAAAGCTTCGGTACTGCTACATTAACAGTTTCAAGCACAAGAAACGATTACATCTACAACTCCAACTTCCACGACTACTTCGATGAAGACGGATACATGTATGAAGATATTCCATATTCAAAATTATTATTCCGTGATGATTTCAACGCTACCGGTTTAGGTCTTGACACAATTACTATTACAGCTCCAATGACCTTTGATACATATTCAAACTTTGGTGTATTTGATAATATTACATTTAAAGTTACCGGAAATGATGTTACAATCAAGTATATTGTTTTAAATCTTGAAGGTGACCACGGTGCTGCTTTCAATATTGCTGGTGATGATGTAACTTTACAGTATGTAACTGTTAATTATGATACTGTTAAAGACACTAATGCATATGCAGTTTATGCATATGATGTTGATAACTTCAGATTGTTATCCTCAGATGTCAACTTTAATAGTAATTCTATTGGAACTCCTGGATACACCCAACACGCTGTTCAATACCGTGACTGTACCAATTCTGCAGTAACTAAAAGCACAATAAATGCTAAATTGCCTGCTTGTGATGTGGATTATTATAGTGGGGCAACTGGTGTTGACCAAGATTTAGTTTTAGCTATTGCTATTCAGGGTGGAGAAAACAATAAAGTCACAACCAGTGAAATAAATACTGATGTAGTTGCTACTTATGGTAATTTCCCAACCGTTGATTCAATTATGGCTAATGGTGTAACTAATTTGGAAATCAGTAAAAATACCATAGTTCAAACTGACTTCTCAAATGACGGTGCAGGATACTCAAATGCTGTAGACTTATACTTATGTGATGATGCAAAAATATTAAACAATGATATTTTAGTAAATTCCACTGCTGGTGTAGACGGACATGGTAGTGCATATCCAGTTCAACTTACTGGTCCTTACACTGGTGTTTTAATTGATGGAAATACATTAACTTCAATTAGTAAAGGTCCTACTTTAGGTATTTATTCACAAAACTATAACGGTGCAACTGAACTTAATATAACAAATAATGCCATTAATGTAACAGGCTTAGCTACTAATAGTAGTAATTGGGCATTAGTTTCAGGTATGGAACTTCAGGATACTGTTGCTAATATATATGGAAATACCATATATGCACAAAGTATCGGTGCTTATGATGATACCAACTATTTATTTGGTATAAGCTATGCTCAATGGGATGAAGCATATGGTGGTTATGACCATACATATGATATAAGAGACAATGAAATATTTGTTGATGGTAAATATACAGTATACTTCCCATATGCAAAAGATTCAAGTGTAATTGCAAACAATTTACATGCTCATGAATTATGGGGTAATGATGCAGCTACTATCTTAAAAGGTGAAGGTAATGTAATCAGAAACAACTATCCTCCTTATACTGCTGAAGTAATCATTGACGCTCCAAATGCATTTAAAGGACATGAATATGTAATTACTGTGACTGTTACTAACGCAACCGAAGGGTATGTCGTTTTAAAAGTAAATGAAAAAGAATACAAAGATTTACAAATTGTAAATGGTACTGTATCTCAAGTAGTTGACTTTGCTGAATTGGTTGAAGGTGCAATTAACAATGTATCTGCATTTTATGGAGGTAGTGAAGCTGTCAACCCTGGTGAAGCTAATGCAACATTCATAATTCTTGATGGTGTAATTACTAACTCTACATTCTATAATTACTTCGATGAAAATGGTTACTTGTTGCCAACTCCTAATGGAGTTACTTTGGACTTCCAAGGATTGTTCTTAGGCAAATATCCTGTATATATTGATAAATCTGTTAATGTTGTTTCATCTACTGGTGATGCTTTATTCGATTGTGGTGCTTCTTATGCTGGTAATGCTA
- a CDS encoding Ig-like domain-containing protein, protein MLLLLGESGDSSVYSISLPVDATGTFTVCVDGVNYTATLVDGKASVNVSDLSEGSHNITVTYSGDAKYSPIVKSSVITIAPPVKLAGSNLSMLYTSGKYYKVRLTQGDLSLAGKKVKIIINSKTYTRTTDVNGYASVKISLPPKTYKAQAFYGDLKATNKVVVKSIISAKNINAKKSAKSIMIKVTLKKVNNKYLKNKKVTLKFNKKTFKARTNKKGVVTFTIKKNVYNKLKVGKKYSYQVTYVKSTVKKTIKLK, encoded by the coding sequence ATGTTGTTGTTGCTAGGTGAGTCTGGTGATTCTTCTGTTTATAGTATTTCTCTTCCTGTTGATGCTACTGGTACTTTTACTGTTTGTGTTGATGGTGTTAATTACACTGCAACTTTAGTTGATGGTAAGGCAAGTGTTAATGTTTCTGATTTGTCTGAAGGTAGCCATAACATTACCGTAACTTATTCAGGTGATGCCAAATATTCACCTATAGTTAAAAGTTCTGTGATAACTATTGCACCTCCGGTTAAATTGGCAGGGTCTAATTTATCAATGCTTTATACAAGCGGTAAGTACTATAAGGTTAGATTAACACAAGGTGATCTTTCATTGGCAGGTAAAAAGGTTAAAATAATCATCAACAGTAAAACCTATACAAGAACTACTGATGTGAACGGTTATGCTTCAGTTAAAATCAGCTTGCCTCCAAAAACATACAAAGCTCAGGCATTTTACGGTGATTTAAAGGCGACTAATAAAGTAGTTGTAAAAAGCATAATTTCCGCTAAAAATATCAATGCTAAAAAATCCGCTAAGAGCATTATGATCAAAGTTACCTTGAAAAAAGTTAATAATAAGTATCTCAAAAACAAGAAAGTGACTTTAAAATTCAACAAAAAGACATTTAAGGCCAGAACCAATAAAAAAGGTGTTGTTACATTCACTATCAAAAAGAATGTGTACAACAAACTCAAAGTTGGTAAAAAATACTCTTATCAGGTTACTTATGTAAAAAGTACAGTTAAGAAAACTATTAAACTTAAATAA